One genomic window of Polyangium aurulentum includes the following:
- a CDS encoding type I polyketide synthase, with protein sequence MPTEAHPSSAARPLDPEAIAIIGVGCRFPGANGPRAFWRLLREGVDAITEVPAGRWDIHAYYDPELSEPGKMSTRWGGFIDGVDAFEPAFFGVSQGEASSMDPQHRLLLEVSWEALEDAGLSPRSLAGSPAGVFVGIGSTDYARACFEDEAKVNAYFAAGNALCFASNRVSKFFDLRGPSISLDTGCSSSLFAIHLACQSLRAGDTDLALAAGINLLLSPLPTIATSQAWLMAADGRCKSFDAAADGYVRSEGCGVVVLKRLSDALAHGDTIWGVIRGCAVNQDGHGESLTTPNPAGQGEVIRKALQQARLSPQDIDYIEAHGVGTKAADLAEAQALGAVFGEARAEAGRKWIGSVKTNIGHLEAAAGMAALIKVLLGLRHELIPRHLHFTSLPPEIAASGVRLDIATEPVPWAQSAEHARRAGINSFGLGGANGHLVIEEPPVRPLDASDRPLHLLVLSARSEAALRTLAARYAEHIEAHPNELLADLCFTAIAGRAYFDHRLGIVAGSAAEARDALAAFASGTAAPGVFHGIRGGSASPARREGDSAHLPTRERRTLLEQLAARFVCGDQIDIDALDLGPGRRKLSLPTYPFERRRCWAGHDGSRRRDATAVEAKAARQEPPALIALLQTTPPARRQEALADFIASEVAGVLGIAPELLAHGRGFAEMGMKSLMAIELQARLQAAVGKLHALPSTLAFDRPTVAALGDYLARGALSHLIPLEPAPSRAAVSDAPVTPDTSREPIAIIGMACRFPGEVEDLGSFWRLLRDGVDAITEVPLDRWDANGWYHPDPDVPGKSYSRRGGFLRDVKGFDAEFFRISPREAASMDPQQRLTLEVSWEALANAGQTADRLTGSRTGVFIGALGSEYHKLRVQRGDPRHIDAYYGTGAISSAISGRVAHFMGLHGPTMTVDTACSSALVAVHLACQSLRLGECEVALAGGVNVILSPEGNVFLSRARALAADGKCKAFDASADGYVRSEGCGVVVLKRLSHALADGDEVLAVIAGSAINHDGPSSGFTVPSGPSQQALLRRALADAGVRPADVGYVEAHGTGTSLGDPIEAMALGAVLSEGRSRDNPFLLGSVKTNIGHLEAAAGIAGLIKVVLSLRHEQIPPHLHLRELNPRIRPEDVPASIPTQPVSWPAGEQRRIAGVSSFGLSGTNAHVVVAEAPPRKSPSPSPETPPSAHLLTFSARSEEALGHLARAYCGFLSAAGQGAAYSLRDICFTAGVRRSHHEHRLAVVGASHEQILERLEGFLAGEARPGLSSGVAAATGRGRRIVFVCPGQGSQWPSMGRRLLREEPAFREAIARCDEAMRPHVDWSLVDVLTSDEAAARLEAIDVIQPLLFAIEVALAALWSAWGIRPDAVIGHSMGEVAAAHIAGALDLEDAARVICRRSKLLRKLSGRGAMAVVDLPLEQARTLLVGREDRISIAVSNSPRSTVLSGDPDALAEVLAQLERDDVFCRLIKVDVASHSPQVDPIRDELLDVLAGLSPRPATIPIYSTVRADVGEGASFDAAYWVHNLRDPVLFSTAVQRALDDGYDTFVEISPHPILLPAIEQVMTHVNRTGIVLASLRREEDERAHMLSSLGALHVAGHPVQLGRIHAAGGQLAPLPPYPFQRERHWFEGEEEGHSREATGGTGRRRARVHPVLGERLELSSAPGLCVWETDVDVETLSYLQDHLVHGTAVLPGMAYIAMALTAADEIFGPGPRVLADIEFHRALFLPEGTTRTLQTSITPADDGGALVRVHSRPRSEAARAPGDGWVLHMSARIEPTDSPLAAASAALPSVAHLEERCGEEIAVAEFYRALERIGNHFGPRHQGIERLARGQGDAVGRVRLPRSLEPEADGYFMHPAFLDACCQVGLAAVPVGDEPRGDAGPLGVKSAFMPFRIDRLVAHRRPGPRVWSHARMTPRERADIAEDLCLFDTEGGVLVEIIGLQGRYLERSTEAALPTALEQWLYEIAWQPSQRAERASDVSASGAGKWMILADRSGVGEALAARLTELGESSVLVHPGQTYACLDRDRFCIRPGEASDMARLVEEVFGPGGSSCRGAVHLFSLDAPAADLSPASLRAAQTLVCTSAAHLVQALVARPDQGTSPRLWFVTRGAMRLGSDAVAPALAQAPLWGLGRVIAEEHPNLWGGLVDLCPDAAPAAQAHGLSAEVRSGDGEDQLAFRDGRRYVARLVRRPRAEGSGRALRLRADGTYLVTGGLGGIGLAVARWLVEQGARRLILMGRTPLPPRTEWAGLQAGNPFAEQVAAVRAIESLGASVHLVALDVGDEAGLRAFLAAFQREAWPPIRGVVHAAAVVHDRTVSNLDEATLQADLGPKMVGGYLLHRLLEDAPLDFFVLFSSGSAILSSPFLGAYAAANAFLDALAHHRRALGRTALSVNWGFWEEVGLAARRQKERGGSLAPQGMGSFTPAQGLEVMRMLLEGDATQTVVMPVNWKQWGQFHPAGARSPLLSELVREQVGREKPAQEGSSLRQALLDIEPGWRRRAKMEAHLREQVGQVLRLSPAKVGLHQALGSLGLDSLMGLELRRRFEASTGLTLPATLVWTYPTVSELSDHLAAQMGIPLEQAAPSPPADAGPPTTSDEPEDLSEEEAAALLAETLTMVRQRSTT encoded by the coding sequence ATGCCCACCGAAGCTCACCCCTCCAGCGCTGCGCGTCCTCTCGATCCCGAGGCGATCGCCATCATCGGTGTCGGCTGCCGTTTCCCTGGCGCCAACGGCCCCCGAGCGTTCTGGCGCCTGCTGCGCGAGGGGGTCGACGCGATCACCGAGGTCCCTGCGGGTCGGTGGGACATCCATGCGTATTACGATCCCGAGCTGTCCGAGCCGGGCAAGATGAGCACGCGGTGGGGCGGGTTCATCGATGGCGTCGACGCGTTCGAGCCCGCCTTCTTCGGCGTATCGCAGGGCGAGGCCAGCAGCATGGATCCGCAGCACCGGCTGCTGCTCGAGGTGAGCTGGGAGGCGCTCGAGGATGCCGGTTTGTCCCCGCGCTCGCTGGCCGGCAGCCCCGCGGGGGTGTTCGTCGGCATTGGCAGCACCGACTACGCGAGGGCCTGCTTCGAGGACGAGGCCAAAGTAAACGCCTACTTCGCGGCAGGCAATGCCCTCTGCTTCGCCTCCAACCGCGTCTCGAAGTTCTTCGATCTGCGCGGGCCCAGCATCTCGCTGGACACCGGCTGTTCCTCCTCGCTCTTTGCCATTCACCTCGCTTGCCAGAGCCTGCGCGCCGGCGACACGGACCTCGCGCTCGCCGCCGGTATTAACCTCCTGCTGTCTCCCTTGCCGACGATCGCGACCTCTCAGGCCTGGCTCATGGCCGCGGATGGACGGTGCAAGAGCTTCGACGCCGCGGCCGACGGCTACGTGCGCAGCGAGGGGTGCGGCGTCGTCGTGCTCAAGCGACTGTCGGATGCGCTCGCGCACGGCGACACCATCTGGGGTGTCATTCGCGGGTGCGCCGTCAACCAGGACGGCCACGGCGAAAGCCTGACCACGCCAAACCCTGCCGGCCAGGGAGAGGTCATTCGAAAGGCGCTCCAGCAGGCGCGACTTTCCCCGCAGGACATCGATTACATCGAGGCGCACGGCGTCGGGACGAAGGCCGCCGACCTCGCCGAGGCGCAGGCCCTCGGCGCCGTGTTCGGCGAGGCGCGGGCCGAGGCAGGCCGGAAATGGATCGGGTCTGTCAAAACGAACATCGGCCACCTGGAGGCGGCCGCTGGGATGGCGGCGCTGATCAAGGTCCTGCTTGGCCTCCGGCACGAGCTGATCCCGAGGCACCTCCATTTCACGTCGTTGCCCCCCGAGATAGCCGCGTCGGGTGTCCGCCTCGATATCGCGACCGAGCCCGTGCCCTGGGCTCAATCCGCGGAACACGCGCGCCGCGCGGGGATCAACAGCTTCGGCCTCGGGGGCGCCAACGGGCACCTCGTGATCGAAGAGCCGCCCGTGCGCCCTCTCGATGCGTCTGACAGGCCGCTTCACCTCCTCGTCCTTTCGGCAAGGAGCGAGGCCGCACTCCGGACCCTCGCCGCGCGTTATGCCGAGCATATCGAGGCCCATCCGAACGAGCTGCTCGCGGACCTCTGCTTCACCGCGATCGCGGGCAGGGCGTATTTCGACCACCGCCTGGGCATCGTCGCGGGCTCGGCAGCCGAGGCCCGTGACGCGCTCGCAGCCTTCGCTTCGGGGACGGCTGCGCCGGGGGTTTTTCACGGGATCCGTGGCGGCAGCGCGAGCCCAGCGCGCCGCGAGGGCGACAGCGCTCATTTGCCCACGCGCGAGCGCCGCACCTTGCTCGAGCAGCTCGCCGCCCGCTTCGTCTGCGGGGACCAGATCGATATCGATGCGCTCGATCTCGGCCCTGGGCGGCGCAAGCTCTCGCTCCCCACCTATCCATTCGAACGGCGCCGGTGCTGGGCCGGCCACGATGGGTCACGACGCCGCGATGCCACGGCCGTTGAAGCGAAGGCTGCGAGGCAAGAGCCCCCGGCGCTCATCGCGCTCTTGCAAACGACTCCGCCGGCGCGACGCCAGGAGGCGCTCGCCGATTTCATCGCGTCCGAGGTGGCCGGCGTGCTTGGAATCGCGCCAGAGCTCCTTGCACATGGCCGCGGTTTCGCCGAGATGGGCATGAAATCGCTCATGGCCATCGAGCTCCAGGCCCGCTTGCAGGCCGCCGTGGGAAAGCTCCACGCGCTCCCGTCCACCCTGGCGTTCGACCGCCCCACGGTCGCAGCGCTCGGGGATTACCTGGCCAGAGGGGCGCTCTCCCACCTGATACCCCTGGAGCCCGCCCCGAGCCGCGCTGCCGTCTCCGACGCGCCCGTCACGCCCGACACCTCGCGCGAGCCCATTGCGATCATCGGCATGGCCTGCCGGTTCCCCGGCGAGGTCGAGGATCTCGGCTCCTTCTGGAGGCTCCTGCGCGACGGCGTGGATGCGATCACGGAGGTCCCGCTCGATCGCTGGGATGCAAACGGCTGGTATCACCCCGACCCTGACGTCCCGGGCAAGTCGTATTCCCGCCGCGGCGGCTTCCTGCGGGACGTGAAGGGCTTCGACGCAGAGTTCTTCAGGATCTCGCCGCGAGAGGCGGCGAGCATGGATCCCCAGCAGCGATTGACGCTGGAGGTGAGCTGGGAGGCGCTCGCGAACGCTGGCCAAACGGCGGATCGGCTCACCGGCAGCCGTACCGGCGTGTTCATCGGGGCGCTCGGCAGCGAATACCACAAGCTCCGCGTCCAGCGAGGCGATCCGCGGCATATCGACGCTTATTATGGGACGGGCGCCATCAGCAGCGCCATCTCGGGCCGCGTCGCGCATTTCATGGGGCTCCACGGGCCCACGATGACCGTGGACACCGCGTGCTCGTCAGCCCTGGTGGCCGTGCACCTGGCCTGCCAGAGCCTGCGCCTCGGCGAATGCGAGGTCGCCCTCGCCGGCGGCGTGAACGTCATCCTCTCGCCGGAAGGCAATGTCTTTCTGTCTCGCGCGCGGGCGCTCGCGGCCGATGGCAAGTGCAAGGCGTTCGACGCCTCTGCCGACGGATACGTGCGTTCGGAGGGCTGCGGCGTCGTGGTCTTGAAGCGCCTGAGCCATGCCCTCGCGGATGGCGACGAGGTGCTCGCCGTGATCGCCGGCTCGGCCATCAATCACGACGGTCCGAGCAGCGGCTTCACCGTGCCCAGCGGTCCGAGCCAGCAGGCGCTCCTCCGTCGCGCCCTCGCCGACGCCGGCGTCCGGCCCGCCGACGTAGGCTACGTCGAGGCCCATGGCACGGGCACGTCCCTCGGTGATCCCATCGAGGCAATGGCCCTGGGCGCGGTCCTGTCCGAGGGGCGATCGCGGGACAATCCTTTCCTGCTTGGGTCTGTCAAGACCAACATCGGCCACCTGGAGGCTGCGGCGGGGATCGCGGGCCTCATCAAGGTGGTCCTCTCCCTGCGTCACGAGCAGATCCCGCCGCACCTGCACCTGCGCGAGCTGAATCCTCGCATCCGGCCCGAGGATGTGCCGGCGTCCATTCCCACGCAGCCGGTCTCGTGGCCGGCTGGCGAGCAGCGGCGGATTGCCGGCGTCAGCTCTTTCGGCTTGAGCGGTACGAATGCCCATGTCGTCGTCGCGGAGGCCCCGCCGCGCAAATCGCCCTCGCCGTCCCCCGAGACGCCCCCGAGCGCGCATCTGTTGACCTTCTCCGCGCGCTCCGAGGAGGCCCTCGGCCACCTCGCGCGCGCCTATTGCGGCTTTCTCTCCGCCGCAGGTCAGGGCGCCGCGTATTCGCTCCGGGATATCTGTTTCACGGCGGGCGTGCGACGGAGCCATCACGAGCATCGCCTCGCCGTCGTCGGCGCATCGCACGAGCAGATCCTCGAGCGCCTCGAGGGTTTCCTCGCAGGCGAGGCACGTCCGGGCCTTTCCTCGGGCGTGGCGGCCGCGACGGGGCGGGGGCGGCGGATTGTCTTCGTCTGTCCCGGTCAGGGTTCGCAATGGCCATCCATGGGGCGGCGCCTCTTGCGCGAGGAGCCGGCCTTCCGCGAGGCGATCGCGCGCTGCGACGAGGCCATGCGCCCCCACGTCGACTGGTCGCTCGTCGACGTGCTCACCTCGGATGAGGCAGCCGCGCGGCTCGAGGCGATCGACGTGATCCAGCCGCTGCTCTTCGCGATCGAGGTGGCCCTCGCTGCGCTGTGGAGCGCCTGGGGCATTCGACCCGACGCCGTGATCGGCCACAGCATGGGCGAGGTCGCGGCGGCGCACATTGCCGGCGCGCTCGATCTCGAGGACGCGGCGCGCGTCATCTGCCGCCGTAGCAAGCTCCTACGAAAGCTCAGCGGGAGGGGCGCGATGGCCGTCGTCGACCTGCCGCTCGAGCAGGCGCGGACCCTCCTCGTCGGCCGCGAGGATCGCATCTCCATCGCGGTCAGCAACAGCCCCCGCTCGACGGTCCTCTCGGGAGACCCCGACGCCCTCGCCGAGGTGCTCGCCCAGCTCGAGCGCGACGACGTCTTCTGCCGCCTCATCAAGGTCGACGTCGCGTCCCATAGCCCTCAGGTCGATCCCATCCGCGACGAGCTGCTCGACGTCCTCGCCGGCCTGTCGCCGCGGCCCGCGACGATCCCCATCTATTCCACCGTCCGCGCGGACGTGGGCGAGGGGGCGAGCTTCGATGCGGCATACTGGGTTCATAACCTGCGGGATCCGGTGCTCTTCTCGACAGCCGTGCAGCGCGCGCTCGACGACGGATACGACACCTTCGTCGAGATCAGCCCTCACCCCATTCTCCTGCCGGCGATCGAGCAGGTGATGACCCACGTGAATCGGACCGGGATCGTGCTCGCCTCGCTCCGGCGCGAAGAGGACGAGCGCGCCCATATGTTGTCGTCGCTCGGCGCCCTTCACGTCGCCGGCCACCCGGTGCAGCTCGGCCGGATCCATGCTGCCGGTGGGCAGCTCGCGCCGCTCCCGCCGTATCCATTTCAGCGCGAGCGTCACTGGTTCGAGGGCGAGGAGGAGGGGCATTCACGCGAGGCCACGGGCGGGACCGGACGACGGCGTGCGCGCGTGCATCCGGTGCTCGGAGAGCGCCTGGAGCTATCGTCGGCCCCGGGGCTCTGCGTCTGGGAGACCGACGTCGACGTGGAGACGTTGTCCTATCTCCAGGATCACCTCGTCCACGGAACGGCCGTGTTGCCTGGCATGGCCTATATCGCCATGGCCCTCACGGCCGCAGACGAGATCTTCGGCCCCGGGCCGCGCGTCCTCGCCGATATCGAGTTTCACCGCGCCCTCTTCCTGCCCGAAGGCACGACGCGCACGCTCCAGACCTCGATCACCCCCGCGGATGACGGCGGCGCGCTCGTTCGCGTGCACAGCCGCCCGCGGAGCGAGGCTGCGCGCGCTCCCGGCGATGGCTGGGTCCTGCACATGAGCGCCCGGATCGAGCCGACGGACAGCCCCCTCGCGGCCGCGAGCGCTGCGCTGCCCAGCGTGGCGCACCTCGAGGAGCGCTGCGGCGAGGAGATCGCCGTGGCCGAATTTTACCGCGCGCTCGAGCGGATCGGCAACCATTTCGGCCCGCGGCATCAGGGAATCGAGCGGCTCGCGCGCGGGCAGGGCGACGCCGTGGGGCGCGTCCGTTTGCCGCGCTCCCTCGAGCCCGAGGCCGACGGGTATTTCATGCACCCAGCGTTCCTCGACGCGTGCTGCCAGGTGGGGCTGGCCGCCGTTCCGGTTGGAGACGAGCCGCGCGGCGATGCCGGGCCCCTCGGCGTCAAGAGCGCATTCATGCCGTTTCGCATTGATCGCCTCGTCGCGCATCGCCGCCCCGGCCCCCGGGTGTGGAGCCACGCGCGCATGACCCCCCGCGAGCGTGCCGACATCGCCGAGGATCTGTGCCTCTTCGACACGGAAGGCGGCGTTCTCGTCGAGATCATCGGCCTGCAGGGCCGCTATCTCGAGAGGTCCACCGAGGCCGCGCTCCCCACGGCCCTCGAGCAATGGCTCTACGAGATCGCCTGGCAACCCTCGCAGCGCGCCGAGCGCGCGTCCGACGTGTCTGCTTCGGGCGCAGGCAAGTGGATGATCCTCGCCGATCGGAGCGGCGTGGGCGAGGCGCTCGCGGCGCGCCTCACAGAGCTCGGGGAGTCCAGCGTCCTCGTTCATCCCGGCCAAACCTACGCTTGCCTCGATCGGGATCGGTTCTGTATCCGCCCGGGGGAGGCCTCCGACATGGCGCGGCTCGTCGAGGAGGTCTTCGGGCCGGGCGGCTCGTCGTGCCGGGGCGCGGTGCACCTCTTCAGCCTCGATGCGCCGGCGGCCGACCTCTCGCCCGCGTCCCTGAGGGCCGCGCAGACGCTCGTCTGCACGAGCGCCGCGCATCTGGTCCAGGCCCTCGTCGCACGCCCGGATCAGGGCACCTCGCCGCGGCTGTGGTTCGTGACCCGAGGGGCCATGCGGCTCGGCAGCGACGCCGTCGCTCCAGCGCTGGCCCAGGCGCCGCTCTGGGGCCTTGGCAGGGTCATCGCCGAGGAGCACCCGAACCTCTGGGGTGGGCTCGTGGATCTCTGCCCTGACGCCGCGCCGGCCGCACAAGCGCATGGGCTCTCGGCCGAGGTGCGGAGCGGCGACGGGGAGGATCAGCTCGCCTTCCGCGATGGCCGGCGATACGTGGCGCGGCTCGTGCGCCGGCCGCGCGCCGAGGGGTCGGGGCGCGCGCTCCGCCTGCGCGCGGACGGCACTTACCTCGTCACGGGCGGGCTCGGGGGCATTGGCCTCGCGGTGGCCCGCTGGCTGGTCGAGCAGGGAGCCCGGCGCCTGATCCTCATGGGACGCACCCCATTGCCGCCGCGCACGGAATGGGCGGGCCTGCAGGCAGGCAATCCCTTCGCCGAGCAGGTCGCTGCGGTGCGAGCCATCGAATCGCTCGGGGCCAGCGTGCACCTCGTCGCGCTCGATGTGGGCGACGAGGCTGGTCTTCGGGCCTTCCTGGCCGCATTCCAGCGCGAGGCGTGGCCGCCCATTCGCGGCGTCGTGCATGCGGCCGCCGTGGTCCACGACAGGACCGTGTCGAATCTCGACGAGGCGACGCTCCAGGCGGATCTCGGGCCCAAGATGGTCGGCGGCTACCTCCTGCACCGCCTCCTCGAGGACGCGCCGCTCGATTTCTTCGTCCTCTTCTCCTCCGGCTCTGCCATTCTCAGCTCGCCTTTCCTCGGGGCCTACGCCGCCGCCAATGCGTTCCTCGACGCCCTCGCGCACCACCGCCGCGCGCTCGGCCGGACGGCGTTGAGCGTCAACTGGGGCTTCTGGGAGGAGGTCGGGCTCGCGGCACGCCGGCAAAAGGAAAGGGGTGGATCCCTCGCGCCGCAGGGAATGGGCTCGTTCACGCCGGCGCAGGGGCTCGAGGTGATGCGGATGCTCCTCGAGGGCGACGCGACCCAGACCGTCGTCATGCCCGTCAACTGGAAGCAATGGGGCCAGTTCCACCCCGCGGGGGCCCGATCCCCCCTGCTCTCCGAGCTCGTCCGCGAGCAGGTCGGTCGAGAAAAACCGGCGCAGGAAGGCTCCTCCCTCCGGCAGGCGCTGCTCGATATCGAGCCGGGGTGGAGGCGCCGCGCGAAGATGGAGGCGCACCTGCGGGAGCAGGTCGGCCAGGTGCTGCGGCTCTCCCCCGCGAAGGTGGGCCTGCACCAGGCGCTCGGCTCGCTCGGGCTCGATTCTCTCATGGGGCTCGAGCTGCGCAGGCGCTTCGAGGCGAGCACGGGCTTGACCCTGCCGGCGACGCTCGTCTGGACCTATCCGACCGTATCCGAGCTGTCGGACCATCTCGCGGCCCAGATGGGGATCCCCCTCGAGCAGGCCGCCCCTTCGCCGCCAGCCGATGCCGGTCCCCCCACGACGAGCGACGAGCCGGAAGATCTATCCGAAGAGGAAGCCGCCGCGCTGCTCGCGGAGACGCTCACCATGGTCCGCCAAAGGAGCACGACATGA
- a CDS encoding phosphopantetheine-binding protein: protein MNRQEILDVVLKHLRQNVDGLEGREIDPSRPMADFGASSLDIVEVVSSSIRELRIKVPRTELVGLKNINELVDLFVKKSQ from the coding sequence ATGAATCGACAAGAGATCCTCGATGTGGTACTGAAGCACCTCCGGCAGAATGTCGACGGCCTCGAGGGGCGCGAGATCGATCCTTCGCGGCCCATGGCCGATTTCGGCGCGAGCAGCCTCGACATCGTGGAGGTCGTCTCCTCTTCCATCCGGGAGCTCCGGATCAAAGTGCCGCGGACCGAGCTCGTCGGCTTGAAGAACATCAACGAGCTCGTCGACCTATTCGTGAAGAAATCGCAGTAG
- a CDS encoding enoyl-CoA hydratase/isomerase family protein, protein MDPVRSFMDAGVARVILSAPESGNALTTPMLEGLARALALAESDPTCRVIVLSAEGNHFCQGLDLAAAFASGGRPDGHFLRLSVDCLLKIRSARVPVIARVEGDVSGGGVGLVAACDVVIAAPAATFMLPEVVVGMIPAVIAPFLLRRLTPARLRYMALSSRGVRGAEARELGLVDEVVEDETDRAVDRQIQRFFRSSPRALSECKRYFDALTPGDLEAQATAAIDRLSTWLGDPEVVAGARAFSEGEVPPWFEKYRRRSDA, encoded by the coding sequence ATGGATCCGGTCCGTTCTTTCATGGATGCCGGGGTCGCTCGCGTCATCCTGTCGGCGCCCGAATCCGGGAACGCGCTGACCACGCCCATGCTCGAGGGCCTCGCGCGGGCATTGGCGCTGGCGGAGAGCGACCCCACCTGCCGGGTGATCGTCCTCTCGGCCGAGGGGAACCATTTTTGCCAGGGGCTGGATCTCGCGGCCGCATTCGCGAGCGGAGGGCGACCGGACGGCCATTTCTTGCGTCTCTCGGTCGATTGCTTGCTCAAGATCCGCTCGGCGCGGGTGCCGGTCATCGCGCGCGTCGAGGGCGACGTGAGCGGCGGCGGCGTCGGCCTGGTCGCGGCGTGCGACGTCGTGATTGCGGCGCCCGCGGCCACGTTCATGCTCCCGGAGGTCGTGGTCGGAATGATCCCCGCGGTGATCGCGCCCTTCCTTTTGCGGCGGCTCACGCCCGCGCGGCTCCGATACATGGCACTGAGCAGCCGCGGCGTCCGGGGCGCCGAGGCCCGCGAGTTGGGGCTGGTCGACGAGGTCGTGGAGGATGAGACAGACCGCGCGGTCGACCGTCAGATCCAGCGGTTCTTCCGCTCGTCACCGCGGGCGCTTTCGGAGTGCAAGCGTTACTTCGACGCCCTGACGCCCGGTGATCTCGAGGCGCAGGCAACCGCCGCCATCGATCGGCTCTCGACCTGGCTCGGCGATCCCGAGGTCGTCGCCGGGGCGCGGGCGTTCTCCGAGGGAGAGGTCCCGCCCTGGTTCGAGAAATATCGACGGCGCAGTGATGCCTAA
- a CDS encoding hydroxymethylglutaryl-CoA synthase family protein: MSVGIEKLCLYPGRLFVDAIELAEARGRDPRQAREQVMVRERTVVPVFEDAITLGVNAARRLLTPEDRAQIELLVVATESAVDFGKAMSTWVHRHCELSPACRTIEVKNACYAGTGALKLAASWVAAAARPGKKALVISADFTRRATRDEYDFVGGGCAVAMLVSRSPRVLALELGKEGYFAGEIADAFRPTSRVETVDNEVSLFAYLDALEGAYDHYQQVAGAGHYDADFKKHIYHAPFPGMTLQAHRTMLSRLGVTDKAAIRSSFERKVKDALHFGARLGTAYGASTFISLLGHLQVAEDLQEGDPISFFAYGSGCQGEFYKGTLGPGARDEARALELEKAIEDRRRLSVEEYERIERVRDSFTDQPDYEVPRDTVPGVYEERYAGRGLLVLERVEGFRRSYGFS, encoded by the coding sequence ATGAGCGTCGGTATCGAGAAGCTTTGCCTGTACCCCGGGCGCCTGTTCGTGGACGCGATCGAGCTGGCGGAGGCGCGCGGCCGCGATCCCCGGCAGGCACGCGAGCAGGTGATGGTCCGCGAGCGGACCGTGGTCCCGGTCTTCGAGGACGCGATCACCCTCGGCGTCAACGCCGCGCGACGCCTGCTCACGCCGGAGGATCGCGCGCAGATCGAGCTGCTCGTCGTCGCGACCGAGTCCGCCGTGGATTTCGGCAAGGCCATGTCCACGTGGGTCCACCGTCATTGCGAGCTTTCGCCCGCGTGCCGGACCATCGAGGTGAAGAACGCGTGCTACGCGGGCACCGGCGCATTGAAGCTCGCGGCGTCGTGGGTTGCCGCCGCGGCGAGGCCTGGGAAGAAGGCGCTCGTCATCAGCGCCGATTTCACCCGGCGCGCGACGCGGGACGAGTACGACTTCGTGGGGGGCGGATGTGCCGTCGCCATGCTCGTCAGCAGGTCACCGCGCGTCCTTGCTCTCGAGCTCGGCAAGGAGGGCTATTTCGCCGGCGAGATTGCCGACGCTTTCCGGCCGACCTCCCGCGTCGAGACCGTCGATAACGAGGTCAGCCTCTTCGCCTACCTGGATGCGCTCGAGGGCGCCTACGACCATTACCAGCAGGTCGCCGGCGCGGGCCACTACGATGCCGACTTCAAGAAGCACATCTACCACGCCCCATTCCCTGGCATGACCCTACAGGCGCACAGGACGATGCTGAGCCGGCTCGGCGTCACGGACAAGGCCGCCATCCGCAGCAGCTTCGAGCGCAAGGTCAAGGACGCCCTGCATTTCGGCGCGCGCCTCGGCACCGCGTACGGAGCCTCGACCTTCATCTCGCTCCTGGGACACCTCCAGGTCGCCGAGGATCTCCAGGAGGGCGACCCGATCTCGTTCTTCGCCTATGGCTCCGGCTGTCAGGGCGAGTTTTACAAGGGCACCCTCGGTCCTGGTGCGCGGGACGAGGCGCGCGCGCTCGAGCTCGAAAAGGCCATCGAGGATCGCCGGCGTTTGTCCGTCGAGGAGTACGAGCGCATCGAGCGTGTCCGCGACAGCTTCACGGATCAGCCCGATTACGAGGTCCCGCGCGACACCGTCCCGGGGGTTTACGAGGAGCGCTACGCGGGCCGAGGCCTCTTGGTGCTCGAGCGGGTCGAAGGATTCCGCAGGAGCTACGGGTTTAGCTGA